The following are encoded together in the Aciduricibacillus chroicocephali genome:
- a CDS encoding Vga family ABC-F type ribosomal protection protein, whose protein sequence is MQILKANHIKHDIQDHRLFDISQLLIHENERIGLVGSNGCGKTTLLRILSGEIKPDEGMVVRKVTCKLIPQLKNIDTTDSGGEVTQKYIQQALAEKPGLLIADEPTTNLDTAHIEWVEKELKIFRGALLLVSHDRAFLDALCTTIWEISDGCLRIFKGNYRDYAEQKELERRQEQQAFEQNEKEKRKIIEAIRQKEQKAERATKKPKNLSGSEARITGSKPYFAKKQKKLQQTAKAMETRLEKLGEVKKTKELPPLKMDLPNADSFNKRVIIRAHEHSGQIGQRVLWKNKSFTIKGGDKLAIIGTNGSGKTTFIKKLIEGAEDVTVSPIVKIGYFSQNLSVLDTKKTIIENVQLSSKQSETTIRTVLARMRFFNGDVYKLAGVLSGGERVKVVLAKIFLSDANVLVLDEPTNYLDMDAVEALEQLLQEYEGSVIFVSHDRCFIENVATRIFEIKDQEIMITEGALEEKDENQFSRSDKGEQLLIIETKISEVLGKLSIMPNAELEQEFQRLLKHKRELME, encoded by the coding sequence TCAGGACCACAGGCTATTTGACATCAGTCAGCTGCTAATACATGAGAATGAACGGATTGGTCTTGTCGGGTCAAATGGCTGTGGAAAAACAACATTGCTTCGGATTCTTTCTGGTGAGATTAAGCCGGATGAGGGCATGGTTGTTAGAAAGGTGACATGTAAGCTGATTCCTCAGCTGAAGAATATTGATACAACAGATAGCGGCGGTGAAGTGACCCAGAAATATATTCAACAGGCACTTGCTGAAAAGCCTGGATTGCTGATTGCGGATGAACCGACAACGAATCTAGACACAGCTCATATTGAATGGGTGGAGAAAGAATTGAAGATTTTCAGAGGAGCACTTCTTCTTGTTTCTCATGACCGTGCCTTTCTCGATGCCCTATGTACAACGATATGGGAAATAAGTGATGGCTGTTTGAGAATCTTTAAAGGAAACTACAGAGATTACGCAGAACAGAAAGAGTTGGAGAGAAGGCAGGAACAGCAGGCGTTTGAACAAAACGAAAAGGAAAAGAGAAAAATAATAGAAGCAATAAGGCAGAAAGAACAAAAGGCTGAACGCGCTACGAAGAAGCCAAAAAATCTAAGCGGTTCCGAGGCTAGGATCACTGGATCGAAACCATACTTTGCAAAGAAACAGAAGAAACTTCAACAAACGGCAAAAGCAATGGAGACACGGTTGGAGAAGCTCGGTGAAGTGAAGAAGACGAAGGAATTGCCGCCATTAAAAATGGATTTGCCTAATGCGGATTCATTCAATAAAAGGGTCATCATCCGAGCGCACGAGCACTCTGGGCAAATTGGGCAGCGTGTTCTTTGGAAGAATAAGAGTTTTACGATCAAGGGTGGAGACAAGTTGGCCATCATTGGAACAAATGGGAGCGGCAAGACGACATTTATTAAGAAGCTAATTGAAGGAGCGGAAGACGTCACCGTTTCACCTATAGTTAAAATTGGATACTTCAGTCAGAATCTTAGTGTACTCGATACGAAAAAAACAATCATAGAAAATGTTCAGCTTTCCTCGAAGCAGAGTGAAACAACAATCCGTACAGTGCTGGCCAGAATGCGCTTTTTCAATGGTGATGTGTATAAGTTGGCTGGTGTGCTGAGTGGCGGTGAGCGGGTAAAGGTTGTGCTCGCCAAAATTTTTCTTAGTGATGCCAATGTACTTGTACTAGATGAACCGACGAATTATCTGGACATGGATGCAGTTGAAGCGTTAGAGCAACTGTTACAGGAGTATGAAGGCAGTGTGATTTTTGTATCTCATGACAGATGTTTCATAGAAAATGTAGCAACACGTATTTTTGAAATTAAGGATCAGGAAATTATGATTACTGAGGGAGCCCTTGAAGAAAAAGATGAAAATCAATTTTCAAGGAGCGATAAGGGAGAGCAGTTGCTTATAATAGAGACTAAAATATCAGAAGTTCTTGGCAAACTGAGTATTATGCCAAATGCGGAGCTTGAGCAGGAGTTTCAGAGATTGCTGAAACATAAAAGAGAACTAATGGAGTAG
- a CDS encoding VOC family protein, with translation MITGLHHAQITIPEGTEQEGRTFYCDLLGLEELEKPDALIGRGGFWLQVGNSEVHVGTESGVERLATKAHLAYKVEDIIYWRRLLQKNNIELYDSIPIPGYERFEFRDPFGNRVEMIQEISGLK, from the coding sequence ATGATTACCGGATTGCACCATGCACAAATTACGATTCCCGAAGGAACTGAGCAAGAGGGGAGAACGTTTTACTGTGACTTGCTTGGACTGGAAGAATTGGAGAAACCCGATGCTCTTATAGGGCGCGGAGGGTTTTGGCTGCAAGTTGGGAACAGTGAGGTCCATGTAGGAACAGAGTCTGGGGTTGAACGGTTGGCGACTAAGGCACATTTGGCATACAAAGTTGAGGATATTATATATTGGAGAAGACTTCTTCAAAAGAATAATATTGAACTCTATGATTCTATTCCTATACCAGGCTATGAACGATTTGAGTTCCGGGATCCTTTTGGGAATCGAGTTGAAATGATTCAGGAAATATCCGGTTTAAAATGA
- a CDS encoding aldo/keto reductase gives MKNWQNVIKGKFGMGTAPLGNMFKDVPDEQAYETIETAWNEGVRYFDTAPLYGAGLAELRLGKVLSQYSRNDYLLSTKVGRVILDETEEKEGLYADGRKNKVVTNYTEDATKRSIEQSLKRLQTDRIDFVYVHDLSPDYFGDEWVAKFDEARKGAFHVLDQLQDEGVIGGWGLGVNTTIPIELALSMEDVNPSISLSATQYTLLQHEQALQSMMPRAVDNNMGIVVGAPFSSGALLGGDHFNYEKVPPNVKSKIKQLTEIANHHDVSLSAAALQFATAHPAVAAVIPGSTHPNRIKEDIHAMEEKIPEAFWKDLIEKKLISSRAPLPAK, from the coding sequence ATGAAAAACTGGCAGAACGTCATAAAGGGGAAATTCGGGATGGGGACGGCCCCTCTGGGAAATATGTTCAAAGATGTTCCTGATGAACAGGCCTACGAAACAATTGAAACAGCTTGGAATGAAGGTGTGCGCTATTTTGACACGGCCCCACTTTATGGAGCAGGTCTTGCGGAACTGAGACTGGGGAAGGTGCTGTCCCAATATAGCCGCAATGACTATTTGCTGAGTACAAAAGTTGGACGAGTCATCCTTGATGAAACAGAAGAAAAAGAAGGGTTATATGCGGACGGCCGCAAAAATAAAGTGGTGACCAATTATACTGAAGATGCGACGAAGCGTTCCATTGAGCAGAGTTTGAAGAGACTGCAAACAGATCGTATTGACTTCGTCTATGTACATGATTTATCTCCGGACTACTTCGGTGATGAGTGGGTTGCCAAGTTTGATGAGGCAAGAAAAGGGGCTTTCCATGTACTGGACCAACTTCAAGATGAAGGTGTTATTGGTGGCTGGGGCCTAGGGGTGAATACGACAATTCCAATCGAGCTGGCCCTTTCAATGGAAGATGTTAATCCGTCCATCAGCTTGTCAGCAACACAATACACTTTGCTCCAGCATGAACAAGCTCTTCAAAGTATGATGCCTCGTGCGGTAGATAACAACATGGGAATTGTAGTAGGAGCACCGTTCAGCTCTGGTGCCTTACTTGGTGGTGACCATTTCAATTATGAAAAGGTCCCGCCAAACGTTAAATCAAAAATTAAGCAGCTAACAGAAATTGCAAACCATCATGATGTAAGCTTGAGTGCAGCTGCTTTACAATTCGCAACAGCACACCCTGCGGTAGCGGCAGTCATACCTGGTTCGACACATCCGAATCGAATCAAAGAAGACATTCATGCAATGGAAGAAAAAATCCCAGAAGCCTTTTGGAAGGATCTCATTGAGAAAAAACTTATATCTTCAAGGGCTCCATTACCTGCTAAATAA
- the pucL gene encoding factor-independent urate hydroxylase has translation MPSTASLHGQVTGNASTTNRPTMHYGKKDVFVYRTYAKPLKANKQIPESNFQERKNVLFGVDVQVALHGQEFLKNYTDGDNSTCVATDSMRNFIELSGGKIEFSTIDGFLVETAKGFLKQWPHIEQVDLAGQSVEFDDVPVEKNGVIENSGIMFRPRKTERPRASVSVRRNGDNFEVVNHVSGITDVHLMKITGSSFKDFIQDEYTKLPEKEDRNLFIYVDIDWTYNNPEDGANLDTSNYVPAEQIRDIAATVFHELNDQSIQHLVYVIGQRILERFPQLKDVSYYTNNRTLSEVAEASNGQGKVYTEPTLPYGFQAFTVTRDDLK, from the coding sequence ATGCCAAGTACAGCTTCTTTGCACGGTCAAGTAACAGGAAACGCATCTACAACGAATCGTCCAACAATGCATTATGGTAAGAAGGACGTTTTCGTATATCGCACATACGCAAAACCATTGAAAGCAAACAAACAGATTCCTGAGTCCAACTTCCAGGAAAGAAAGAACGTTCTTTTCGGAGTGGACGTGCAAGTTGCGCTACATGGCCAGGAATTCCTTAAAAACTATACAGACGGTGACAACTCTACATGTGTTGCGACTGACTCCATGAGAAACTTCATCGAGCTTTCAGGCGGCAAGATCGAGTTCTCAACAATCGACGGTTTCCTCGTTGAAACGGCTAAAGGCTTCTTGAAGCAGTGGCCACATATCGAACAGGTTGACCTTGCAGGCCAGTCTGTAGAATTCGATGATGTGCCGGTTGAAAAGAACGGCGTCATCGAGAACAGCGGCATCATGTTCCGCCCACGCAAGACTGAGCGCCCACGTGCATCAGTATCTGTTCGCCGCAACGGTGACAACTTCGAGGTCGTGAACCATGTATCCGGTATTACAGATGTTCACTTGATGAAGATCACTGGAAGCTCCTTCAAGGACTTCATCCAGGATGAGTACACGAAGCTTCCTGAAAAAGAAGACCGTAACCTATTCATCTATGTTGACATCGACTGGACTTACAACAACCCTGAAGACGGTGCGAACCTTGACACGTCCAACTACGTGCCGGCTGAGCAGATCCGTGACATCGCGGCTACAGTCTTCCACGAGTTGAACGACCAGTCCATCCAGCATCTTGTATACGTAATCGGTCAGCGCATCCTTGAGCGTTTCCCACAGCTTAAAGATGTAAGCTACTACACAAACAACCGTACGCTTAGCGAAGTTGCTGAAGCATCCAACGGACAAGGCAAAGTATACACTGAGCCAACACTTCCATACGGTTTCCAGGCGTTCACAGTTACTCGTGATGACCTTAAATAA
- a CDS encoding PLDc N-terminal domain-containing protein has product MEELANIPWKLIWPLIGIQLILIVVALVDLFRNRNVKGPLFLWILIIVFINIIGPVIYFLFGRRQS; this is encoded by the coding sequence ATGGAAGAACTCGCTAATATACCTTGGAAACTGATTTGGCCTCTGATTGGCATCCAACTAATTCTCATTGTGGTAGCGCTTGTTGACCTGTTTCGAAATCGTAATGTAAAGGGCCCTTTATTCCTTTGGATACTCATCATCGTTTTTATTAATATCATTGGGCCTGTTATTTACTTCTTGTTTGGGAGGCGCCAATCATGA
- a CDS encoding ABC transporter ATP-binding protein, with translation MNSLLNVDQLTKQYSNQCVVDSISFQLEPNTSTALIGPNGAGKTTTLSMLAGLVKQTSGVIKFKDTAQGDVRTCVGFLPQYPKFFPWMTALEFVEMAARLSGMDKRKAQVESERTLAFVGLGEVMKKKVGGFSGGMKQRLGLAQAVVHKPKLLLLDEPVSALDPVGRRQIMDLLKELQKNTTILYSTHILNDAEEMTDQLIFMKAGKIVEQGSLGKVRKKYEEPKILIEFAQEEELNRFRSKVAWNIKTIKNTGIIEAKEAPITMNEVICKLSEGSFDILKLEWQTADLEDIFLKVVEGK, from the coding sequence ATGAATTCATTGCTGAATGTTGATCAATTGACAAAGCAGTATAGCAACCAGTGTGTTGTCGATTCGATATCTTTTCAATTGGAACCAAACACATCAACTGCACTCATAGGTCCCAATGGAGCTGGAAAAACAACAACTCTCAGCATGCTTGCTGGGTTAGTCAAACAAACAAGTGGCGTTATTAAATTCAAAGATACTGCTCAAGGAGACGTTCGAACTTGTGTCGGTTTTTTACCCCAATACCCAAAGTTCTTTCCGTGGATGACTGCTTTGGAGTTTGTTGAGATGGCAGCCAGGTTGAGTGGGATGGATAAAAGGAAGGCTCAAGTGGAATCCGAGAGAACACTTGCGTTTGTTGGGCTAGGCGAAGTGATGAAGAAAAAAGTAGGCGGCTTTTCTGGAGGAATGAAGCAACGACTTGGCCTCGCTCAAGCGGTTGTTCACAAACCTAAGCTGTTATTACTTGATGAACCCGTTTCTGCACTTGACCCTGTTGGTCGTCGGCAAATCATGGATTTGTTAAAAGAGCTTCAGAAAAACACGACGATCTTGTATTCAACTCATATTTTAAATGACGCTGAGGAAATGACAGATCAGTTGATTTTTATGAAAGCGGGTAAAATCGTTGAGCAGGGTAGTTTGGGTAAAGTAAGAAAAAAATACGAGGAGCCAAAAATTCTCATTGAGTTTGCGCAAGAAGAGGAACTGAACCGATTTAGAAGCAAAGTTGCCTGGAATATAAAAACAATCAAAAATACGGGGATTATCGAGGCCAAAGAGGCCCCAATTACTATGAATGAAGTAATCTGCAAGTTAAGTGAAGGAAGCTTTGACATACTGAAGCTGGAATGGCAAACGGCAGATCTTGAGGATATTTTTCTTAAGGTGGTGGAGGGGAAATGA
- a CDS encoding ABC transporter permease: MNGFNVLLKKEWREYSRNYKLIWIPLVFILFGVIEPLTNRYLPEIMEKVGNLPEGAEFPWPEFTGQDVFISLMSQYQMIGLLIIILGFMGAISAERKNGTASLLYVRPLSFTSYFMSKWITINVIVLGSVWVGFGSSWYYIWALFGKVPVQDVMVFLAVYSLWIVFVTSIVLALSASFSTGVTAALGIVLTIIGSVLDSVIGQFWTITPWKLPNYAALMLTKGADRTDFWLTVVLTALLIGILVIAGILMSKRNASKATV; encoded by the coding sequence ATGAATGGTTTCAATGTTCTGCTCAAGAAGGAGTGGCGTGAGTATAGCAGGAATTACAAATTAATCTGGATTCCGCTTGTTTTTATCTTGTTTGGTGTCATTGAACCTCTGACAAATCGTTATCTCCCCGAAATTATGGAGAAGGTCGGTAATTTGCCAGAAGGAGCCGAATTCCCTTGGCCTGAATTTACCGGCCAAGATGTGTTCATCTCGCTCATGAGTCAATACCAGATGATCGGTTTGCTTATTATTATATTGGGATTCATGGGAGCGATTTCTGCTGAAAGAAAGAATGGAACAGCTTCACTGTTATATGTAAGGCCACTCTCTTTCACAAGCTACTTTATGAGCAAATGGATTACGATTAATGTAATCGTCTTGGGAAGTGTTTGGGTAGGCTTTGGCTCTTCATGGTACTACATCTGGGCGCTATTCGGTAAAGTCCCAGTTCAGGATGTTATGGTGTTCCTTGCTGTTTACAGTCTTTGGATTGTTTTTGTTACATCGATTGTACTTGCACTGAGCGCTTCTTTCTCTACAGGAGTGACAGCAGCGCTAGGGATTGTTCTAACCATTATTGGCTCTGTGCTGGATTCGGTTATTGGTCAGTTCTGGACTATTACACCATGGAAGTTGCCGAATTACGCCGCGTTAATGCTGACAAAAGGAGCAGACAGAACTGATTTTTGGCTCACGGTTGTACTGACGGCGCTGTTGATAGGTATATTGGTTATAGCTGGTATTCTTATGTCAAAGCGTAATGCATCAAAAGCAACTGTGTAA
- a CDS encoding GNAT family N-acetyltransferase, protein MNKEYMFKNKPPEPEAYMALRLECGLSGKSRESAEAGLPNSLFAVSVYDGSVLVGMGRVIGDGGTFLQVVDIAVKPACQGQGLGKKIVRQIMNYLDKNAYEGTYVSLLADIPADELYKQFGFNYTYPRSCGMVRRY, encoded by the coding sequence ATGAATAAGGAATATATGTTCAAAAACAAACCTCCAGAGCCTGAAGCATATATGGCTTTGCGTTTGGAGTGTGGGCTTAGCGGCAAGTCACGCGAGAGTGCTGAGGCTGGTCTGCCTAATTCGCTGTTTGCTGTAAGTGTTTATGATGGCTCTGTATTGGTTGGTATGGGCCGTGTGATTGGAGATGGAGGGACTTTTCTACAAGTGGTGGATATTGCGGTTAAGCCGGCTTGCCAAGGGCAGGGGCTTGGTAAGAAAATCGTGCGTCAAATTATGAACTATCTTGATAAAAACGCATATGAAGGGACGTATGTTAGCCTCTTAGCAGACATTCCAGCTGATGAGCTTTACAAACAATTTGGCTTTAATTATACATACCCACGCTCATGTGGGATGGTGAGGCGTTACTAG
- the cydC gene encoding thiol reductant ABC exporter subunit CydC yields MHDWIIPYVKQYKSRVALALFFSFLGVASGALLLFVSGYLISKSALRPENVLLVYVPIVSVRAFSIGQAVFPYLEKLVGHDIVLRILAKYRHRLYDMLEPQAVFLEGRYQTGDILNVLSDDIERLQDFYIRTLLPTLSGIFVYAVIAVMFGFFDLPFMLLTLALLGIIVFLVPLISYRLMKKQHLQIKRKRGSLYQHITDAMFGQFDWLASGRVGEVLEKTSAENKQLLRLETKVAHRHHMRDAMLRLIAGLAIIAVMIWANIQTNDGTISATLIAAFTLMMFSVTDALIPISPAVEEIPSYREAIERMSRFEIEDSTINDTSEKIPFPEHPVIQINNVSYAYGHKHQPVLDQFSLRIEPGSKIAILGKSGTGKSTLLKLLAGMIEPDSGEVSISNESMSKDLLGKAVSVLNQKPHLFHTTVANNVRMGKPDATDTEVIAALEKVQMMDLLNTLPEGIHTQMDEMGERFSGGERQRIAFARVLLQNTPIILLDEPTTGLDPRTESNVLQTMLAAAEDKTIIWVTHHLVGAQWVDEVIFMEKGAVKLKGNHEQLLSESTYYRSLYEMDRGI; encoded by the coding sequence ATGCATGATTGGATCATTCCATATGTAAAACAATATAAATCACGTGTAGCCCTCGCCCTTTTCTTCTCTTTTCTTGGAGTTGCATCGGGCGCCTTATTGCTCTTCGTATCCGGCTACTTGATTTCAAAATCGGCCCTCCGACCAGAAAACGTGCTTCTCGTCTATGTTCCAATTGTCTCTGTACGGGCTTTCAGCATCGGCCAGGCCGTTTTCCCATATTTGGAAAAACTCGTCGGCCATGATATCGTTTTGCGCATCCTGGCAAAATATCGCCACAGGCTTTATGACATGCTTGAACCACAAGCTGTATTTCTTGAAGGGCGCTATCAGACTGGAGATATTTTGAACGTGCTATCGGACGATATCGAGCGTCTTCAAGACTTCTATATCCGCACATTGTTGCCAACATTGTCCGGCATTTTTGTATATGCTGTCATCGCTGTTATGTTTGGATTCTTTGACCTGCCTTTCATGCTGCTTACACTTGCATTGCTAGGCATTATCGTCTTCCTCGTTCCATTGATATCATACAGATTGATGAAAAAACAGCATTTGCAAATAAAACGGAAGCGCGGTAGTCTTTATCAGCACATCACCGATGCCATGTTTGGACAATTTGACTGGCTGGCAAGCGGACGTGTGGGTGAAGTTTTAGAAAAAACATCCGCAGAAAATAAACAGCTTCTTCGTCTGGAGACCAAAGTAGCGCATCGGCATCATATGAGAGACGCAATGTTAAGGCTAATTGCAGGACTGGCAATCATTGCTGTAATGATTTGGGCAAACATACAGACAAATGATGGAACAATTTCAGCAACACTTATTGCCGCCTTTACCTTGATGATGTTCTCAGTAACAGACGCACTCATCCCAATCAGCCCAGCTGTCGAGGAAATCCCCTCCTACCGCGAGGCCATAGAACGGATGAGCCGTTTTGAAATTGAAGACAGTACAATTAATGACACATCAGAAAAGATACCTTTTCCTGAGCATCCAGTTATCCAGATTAACAACGTCAGCTATGCATACGGACATAAGCATCAACCGGTGCTCGACCAATTTTCCTTAAGAATTGAGCCTGGCAGCAAAATTGCAATTCTCGGGAAAAGTGGAACCGGAAAATCCACTTTGCTGAAGCTTCTTGCAGGTATGATCGAGCCAGACTCTGGAGAGGTAAGCATCAGCAACGAATCAATGAGTAAAGACTTGCTCGGAAAGGCAGTATCCGTATTGAATCAGAAACCACATCTGTTCCATACTACTGTTGCCAATAACGTCCGTATGGGTAAACCGGATGCTACAGATACAGAGGTTATCGCGGCACTTGAAAAAGTTCAGATGATGGACCTTCTCAATACACTTCCTGAAGGGATTCATACCCAAATGGATGAAATGGGAGAACGTTTTTCTGGAGGAGAACGTCAGCGCATTGCCTTTGCACGGGTTTTGCTCCAAAACACTCCTATCATTCTGCTTGATGAACCGACAACCGGGCTCGATCCCCGAACGGAAAGCAACGTACTTCAGACAATGCTTGCAGCTGCAGAAGACAAAACGATCATCTGGGTCACTCACCACCTTGTGGGAGCCCAATGGGTTGATGAAGTTATTTTCATGGAAAAAGGAGCCGTAAAGCTAAAAGGCAACCATGAACAATTGCTTTCAGAGAGCACTTATTACCGAAGCCTGTATGAGATGGACAGAGGCATCTGA
- the cydD gene encoding thiol reductant ABC exporter subunit CydD encodes MKKQRKRGLPAYPGSRRAHLLLALLIILEAGSILAQAYFLAKSVTALFSRTPLPDVLSGIGIFFAAFMIRHTIGHIETALAERFARQAAGSLREKILKVYFQPNISSIRRHGTGHLVTLAMEGIDKVKDYLGIIGIRTIKTMIVPATVVVFVFFFDPISSMILVVTVPIVVIFMILLGLAAQKMADRQYATYTRLANYFLDSLKGLETLSYLGRSKQHASNIERVSDDYRNATMRTLKVAFLSSFALDFFTSLSIAFVAVGLGLRLIDGAIGLLPALTILILAPEYFSPIKQVGKDYHATLDGQIAMAEVDKLIEDEETRGQKAGNIEGFRGIPAVALKHIDIEVDGAKLLDDISFKATTGLNAIVGPSGAGKSTLLQLLAGRLSPSSGEIYGNGKLTNTLNDPEWISKIAYIPQHPYVFPLSLADNIRFYEPEATDEQVEKLISNIGLGKFVASLPNGIHERIGEGGRTLSGGQAQRVALARALLSEKPVILLDEPTAHLDIETEYEIKQLVLSLAKNKVIFLATHRLHWLNSADQILLLEKGHVTANGTHMNLMQDNKAYQDFIEWGRGAHNA; translated from the coding sequence ATGAAGAAGCAAAGAAAAAGAGGACTGCCCGCCTATCCTGGTTCACGGCGGGCGCATCTTCTCCTTGCGCTGCTCATTATACTTGAAGCTGGCAGCATCCTGGCTCAAGCCTATTTCCTGGCAAAGTCGGTTACTGCGTTGTTCAGCAGAACACCCTTACCCGATGTGCTTAGTGGTATCGGAATCTTTTTTGCCGCATTTATGATCAGGCATACCATCGGCCATATTGAAACAGCACTTGCTGAAAGGTTTGCAAGACAGGCTGCTGGAAGTTTGCGCGAGAAGATATTGAAAGTCTATTTTCAACCGAATATCTCTTCCATTCGCCGTCATGGCACAGGACATCTCGTCACGTTGGCTATGGAGGGAATTGACAAAGTAAAAGATTATCTTGGCATCATTGGCATCCGTACGATTAAAACAATGATTGTCCCGGCTACAGTCGTTGTCTTTGTTTTCTTTTTTGATCCGATTTCCTCCATGATCCTTGTTGTCACCGTTCCTATCGTCGTCATTTTCATGATTTTGCTTGGACTTGCGGCTCAGAAGATGGCAGATAGACAGTATGCAACATATACAAGGCTGGCCAACTATTTTCTAGATTCATTAAAAGGTCTGGAGACACTTAGTTATTTGGGAAGAAGCAAACAGCATGCTAGTAATATTGAACGTGTCAGTGACGATTATCGAAATGCAACGATGCGAACGTTGAAGGTCGCTTTTCTATCATCATTTGCACTCGATTTCTTCACAAGCCTTTCTATCGCCTTTGTTGCTGTCGGACTTGGATTGCGCTTAATCGATGGTGCAATTGGGCTACTACCTGCCCTTACGATCCTCATTCTTGCTCCAGAATATTTCTCGCCAATTAAACAAGTCGGCAAAGATTATCACGCAACATTGGATGGTCAAATTGCAATGGCAGAAGTTGATAAGCTGATTGAAGATGAGGAAACAAGAGGACAGAAGGCTGGAAATATTGAAGGATTCAGAGGAATTCCTGCTGTTGCTTTGAAACATATAGATATAGAAGTTGATGGAGCTAAGCTGCTTGATGACATCTCGTTTAAAGCAACTACCGGACTTAATGCGATTGTCGGACCAAGCGGTGCCGGCAAATCCACTTTGCTTCAGTTGCTTGCTGGAAGACTCTCGCCTTCTTCAGGAGAAATTTATGGGAATGGCAAGCTCACCAATACTCTAAATGATCCAGAGTGGATCAGCAAAATCGCCTATATCCCACAGCATCCATATGTTTTTCCGTTGTCACTTGCTGACAATATCCGTTTTTATGAACCGGAAGCGACAGACGAGCAAGTGGAAAAACTGATTAGCAATATTGGGCTTGGCAAATTTGTCGCAAGCCTTCCAAACGGTATACATGAGCGCATCGGTGAAGGTGGACGCACACTAAGTGGCGGACAGGCTCAGCGCGTCGCATTAGCACGTGCTCTCTTGAGTGAGAAACCGGTGATTCTGCTTGATGAACCGACCGCCCACCTTGACATTGAAACGGAGTATGAAATAAAACAGCTGGTCCTCTCACTTGCCAAGAACAAAGTCATTTTCCTTGCGACACACCGGCTTCATTGGCTCAATAGTGCCGACCAGATCCTTTTGCTCGAGAAAGGTCATGTAACCGCAAACGGAACACATATGAATCTTATGCAAGACAACAAGGCATATCAAGACTTCATTGAATGGGGAAGAGGTGCTCACAATGCATGA
- the cydB gene encoding cytochrome d ubiquinol oxidase subunit II, translating into MSLSEFWFILITVLFIGFFVLEGFDFGVGVVSRLLGKNDQEIRVYMNTIGPFWDANEVWLIVAGGAMFAAFPHWYATMFSGFYIPLVFMLLALIMRGVSFEFRGKVDSDRWRRIWDWSLFIGSLLPPVLWGVVLANFMTGMPIDANKEMTGNFLQFLHPFALLGGVMFLFLTLTHGLQFITIRTHGELQERARSMARKLTPITSVLFLAFIIIGYFISDVFSYHGQTFMVIPILAWVALLFANLHNNQKLDVKAFMLTSITIILLTGSIFLGMFPRVMISSLSEAYSLTVYNASSGGYTLKVMTIFSLFLLPFVLGYQAWSYFIFRKRIKQDDELEY; encoded by the coding sequence TTGTCTCTTAGTGAATTCTGGTTCATCCTCATTACCGTTTTGTTTATTGGTTTCTTCGTATTGGAAGGGTTTGACTTCGGAGTTGGCGTCGTTTCCCGACTCCTCGGAAAAAATGATCAGGAAATCAGGGTTTATATGAATACGATTGGCCCGTTCTGGGACGCAAATGAAGTATGGCTCATCGTTGCTGGCGGAGCGATGTTTGCCGCCTTCCCACACTGGTACGCAACGATGTTCAGCGGATTCTACATTCCACTCGTGTTCATGTTGCTGGCACTCATCATGCGCGGAGTTTCCTTCGAGTTCCGAGGCAAAGTCGATAGTGACAGATGGCGCCGTATTTGGGACTGGTCATTATTTATAGGCAGCCTTCTCCCGCCTGTTCTCTGGGGAGTTGTGCTTGCGAATTTCATGACCGGTATGCCGATCGATGCCAATAAGGAGATGACTGGAAACTTCCTACAGTTCCTTCATCCTTTTGCTTTACTCGGCGGCGTTATGTTCCTATTCCTTACATTAACGCATGGATTGCAGTTCATTACGATTCGCACACACGGAGAACTCCAGGAGCGTGCGCGCAGTATGGCTCGGAAGTTGACACCAATTACAAGTGTACTGTTCCTAGCCTTCATCATTATTGGCTACTTCATTTCTGATGTGTTCAGCTATCACGGACAGACATTCATGGTTATACCGATTCTCGCCTGGGTTGCCCTGCTTTTCGCAAATTTGCACAACAACCAGAAGCTTGATGTGAAAGCTTTCATGCTGACAAGTATTACAATCATTCTACTGACAGGGAGCATCTTCCTTGGCATGTTCCCGAGAGTGATGATCAGTTCCCTTTCAGAAGCGTATAGCTTAACTGTCTACAATGCTTCATCAGGCGGTTATACACTCAAGGTCATGACAATCTTCTCACTGTTCCTATTGCCTTTCGTGCTCGGCTACCAGGCGTGGAGCTACTTTATTTTCCGCAAGAGAATCAAGCAGGATGACGAGTTGGAATACTGA